In one window of Heterodontus francisci isolate sHetFra1 chromosome 24, sHetFra1.hap1, whole genome shotgun sequence DNA:
- the LOC137383667 gene encoding protein ELFN1-like — protein MALHSLALWVSLASLMNVVGVYGDCWLIEGEKGFVWLAICSQNQPPYESIPQHINNTIVDLRLNENKIKSVQYSSLNRFGNLTELNLTKNQISYIEDGAFSAQYNLRVLQLGFNKLRNITEGILRGLGRLEYLYLQANLIEVVSPNSFWECPNVMNIDLSMNRLQTLESSTFLGLGKLTTCELYGNPFYCSCDLLGFLKWLVQFNNTTRSYDRTQCSAPSNFAGYFLLNQGQASSKDALSALASMCNEDLYSIDPRFIFTQKPSTTAIPESPCEAEDCPSGEESTPLISFQTPFMTADDTPVIKLKEITYTTATLMVYIPSPISKENILVQYNNSMFTDIKNIATEREEIKIEALSPHTNYTYCVTSIQNSLRYNQTCVTFATRAKTKAKPLPATSNTTHYIMTILGCLFGIVIILGVIYYCLRKKKEEQVKNKKSGNAKKTIIELKYAPELETITITQMAQKPVPPSDIMSSRMPFLPSAGDLEEYNLQEVIESPKLSRGNYMDMRTGDHPYHRDILESMFGESQDSAAEISTIAKEVDQVNLIINNCIDALQTETGSFRGPGARAMASVESQGFLVAEQTQGKSGFLSPIYRESYHPLKRHSSMDAAPKCPSISSNCSVRSPRSVRSEIYAGPRYKSEAKYIERTSPTRSAIVTGTPCRIVRSETGQMQPYSDHSHLYAGLHHGERKQVRSPSPCVREALPRSRSRRNLAYSQFSPQYHSVSYASSPEYSSKPSKGVWERYKPHEKWHRKDEYLAAGYALRKKVQFATDEDLHDILDYWKGVSSQHKS, from the coding sequence ATGGCTCTGCACAGTCTCGCTCTCTGGGTCTCTCTAGCCTCATtgatgaatgttgttggagtttaTGGTGACTGCTGGCTCATTGAAGGAGAGAAAGGATTCGTGTGGCTAGCAATTTGTAGCCAAAACCAGCCCCCTTACGAATCCATTCCTCAGCACATCAACAACACGATAGTGGACCTCCGATTGAACGAGAACAAGATCAAAAGTGTCCAATATTCCTCACTCAACAGGTTTGGCAACTTGACGGAACTCAATTTGACCAAAAATCAGATTTCCTACATTGAGGATGGAGCTTTTTCTGCCCAGTACAACCTGCGTGTTTTGCAACTGGGATTCAATAAGCTTCGGAACATCACTGAGGGAATCCTGAGGGGGCTGGGCAGGCTGGAATACCTCTACCTCCAGGCCAACCTTATTGAGGTGGTGAGTCCCAATTCTTTTTGGGAGTGTCCCAATGTAATGAACATTGACCTGTCCATGAACCGGTTGCAAACTTTGGAAAGTTCCACCTTCCTCGGTCTCGGCAAGCTCACTACTTGTGAACTCTACGGCAACCCGTTCTACTGCTCCTGCGATCTGCTGGGCTTCCTAAAATGGCTGGTGCAGTTCAACAACACCACCAGGAGCTATGATCGGACTCAATGTTCCGCTCCTTCAAATTTTGCTGGGTATTTTTTGCTGAACCAAGGCCAGGCCAGTTCCAAGGATGCTTTGAGTGCGCTTGCCTCCATGTGCAATGAAGATCTTTATTCTATTGATCCTAGGTTCATCTTCACACAGAAACCCTCAACTACTGCAATCCCAGAAAGTCCATGTGAAGCTGAAGATTGTCCATCAGGTGAAGAATCTACACCATTGATATCCTTTCAGACCCCTTTCATGACGGCTGATGACACACCAGTAATAAAGTTAAAAGAGATCACCTACACAACAGCAACCCTGATGGTCTATATTCCATCCCCTATTAGCAAAGAAAACATCCTGGTACAATATAACAACAGCATGTTCACAGACATAAAGAACATTGCCACAGAAAGGGAGGAAATTAAAATTGAAGCGTTAAGTCCCCACACTAACTATACGTATTGTGTGACTTCCATTCAGAATTCACTGAGATACAATCAAACTTGTGTAACGTTTGCCACAAGAGCTAAAACCAAAGCAAAGCCATTGCCAGCCACTTCCAataccactcattacatcatgACCATTCTGGGTTGCCTCTTTGGGATAGTCATCATCTTGGGTGTGATCTATTATTGCCTGCGCAAAAAAAAGGAGGAGCAGGTAAAGAACAAGAAATCAGGAAATGCCAAGAAAACCATCATTGAGCTGAAATATGCCCCAGAGCTGGAGACCATCACCATCACCCAAATGGCACAGAAGCCTGTTCCACCTTCCGACATCATGTCCTCTAGGATGCCTTTCCTGCCTTCGGCGGGGGACCTAGAAGAGTACAATCTCCAGGAGGTGATTGAAAGTCCAAAACTCAGTCGGGGGAATTATATGGACATGAGGACAGGGGATCATCCGTATCACAGAGACATCCTCGAGAGTATGTTTGGGGAGAGCCAGGACTCTGCTGCTGAGATATCAACCATAGCAAAAGAAGTGGATCAAGTGAATCTGATAATCAATAACTGCATTGATGCCCTACAGACAGAAACTGGCTCTTTCCGAGGTCCCGGGGCTAGGGCCATGGCTTCAGTGGAGTCCCAAGGCTTTCTGGTCGCCGAACAGACCCAGGGGAAATCGGGGTTCCTGTCTCCTATTTACCGGGAAAGCTACCATCCATTAAAGAGGCACAGTAGTATGGACGCAGCACCCAAATGTCCCAGCATCTCGTCCAACTGCTCTGTTCGTAGCCCAAGGTCAGTGCGCTCTGAGATCTATGCCGGTCCCAGGTACAAATCTGAGGCAAAATATATTGAAAGGACGTCTCCCACACGCAGTGCCATCGTGACCGGGACCCCGTGTCGAATTGTGAGATCAGAAACGGGACAAATGCAACCCTACAGTGACCACTCACACCTCTATGCTGGCTTGCACCATGGAGAGCGAAAGCAGGTGAGGAGTCCAAGCCCATGTGTCCGCGAAGCCCTCCCACGATCTCGATCCAGGAGAAATCTGGCCTACTCTCAGTTCTCCCCCCAGTACCACAGTGTCAGCTATGCCTCCAGCCCGGAATACTCCAGCAAACCCTCCAAGGGAGTCTGGGAGCGTTACAAACCTCATGAGAAATGGCACAGGAAGGATGAATACCTCGCCGCAGGGTACGCGTTGAGGAAGAAAGTGCAGTTTGCAACAGATGAGGACTTGCATGATATTCTAGATTACTGGAAAGGAGTTTCCAGCCAGCACAAATCTTGA